Proteins from a genomic interval of Rubinisphaera italica:
- a CDS encoding Nramp family divalent metal transporter gives MQKLLSRFGPAIIVAAVVLGPGSILTSSKVGCEYGYSMLWVIALAILLMIGATALSARLGATLELTPCQELARSLGKPVSILIGVILFLVVAAFQSSNNIAVIAALDPLLPQPSDEFPATQLNWLKAGILIGMNLLIVATLYGFSQLYQKLEKLMIALMVLMIIGFGINLFMAQPAISDVAKGMIPSLPKASANASTSDSYLAILGMIGTTFSIAGAFYQAYLVREKGWSIKDAQTGLADSITGIAALGLTTMMIMCTSAAVLYGRVDPKELSSVTDVARQLSPLFGENATYLFIAGIFAGAFSSFLVNATIGGVLLSDGLNLGASLDQKWPKLFTVLALFAGMAVTLAMILADWNRVTLIIIAQALTVLGGPILAASLLYLALSKRYRKTVAAPAWMIALMVIGFVCVSIVAVRTAINVNEKIKTEFMSPKVEPVASLNDLSTLQLKQVRSNYNC, from the coding sequence ATGCAGAAATTGTTAAGTCGATTTGGTCCAGCGATTATTGTGGCAGCCGTGGTGCTGGGACCTGGTAGTATTTTGACCAGTTCCAAAGTCGGCTGCGAATATGGTTACAGTATGCTATGGGTGATCGCCCTGGCTATATTGCTGATGATTGGTGCGACGGCTCTCTCGGCCCGGCTCGGAGCAACACTCGAGTTGACTCCCTGTCAGGAGTTGGCCCGAAGTCTCGGCAAACCGGTTTCCATTCTGATTGGTGTGATTCTGTTTCTGGTCGTCGCTGCGTTTCAGTCCAGCAATAACATTGCTGTCATTGCCGCTCTCGATCCTCTGTTACCACAACCTTCCGATGAGTTTCCTGCCACCCAATTGAACTGGCTCAAAGCGGGCATACTAATCGGCATGAATCTGTTGATCGTGGCAACGCTTTATGGATTCAGCCAGTTGTATCAGAAGCTGGAAAAACTGATGATCGCTCTCATGGTCCTGATGATCATCGGATTCGGAATTAACCTGTTCATGGCACAACCTGCGATTTCCGATGTCGCCAAAGGCATGATTCCCTCGCTTCCGAAAGCATCTGCAAATGCGTCCACAAGTGATTCCTATCTGGCAATTCTGGGGATGATCGGGACGACCTTTTCGATTGCCGGAGCCTTCTATCAGGCATACCTTGTGCGTGAAAAAGGCTGGTCCATTAAGGATGCTCAAACAGGACTGGCTGACTCGATTACGGGCATCGCAGCTCTCGGTTTAACAACGATGATGATCATGTGCACCTCGGCTGCAGTGCTGTATGGTCGTGTCGATCCGAAAGAGTTGAGCTCAGTTACCGATGTCGCCCGACAGCTTTCCCCTTTGTTTGGAGAGAATGCGACCTACCTCTTCATTGCTGGAATTTTCGCTGGAGCTTTCAGTTCGTTTCTGGTAAATGCCACGATTGGTGGTGTGTTGCTTTCGGATGGGTTGAACCTGGGAGCCTCGCTTGATCAAAAATGGCCGAAACTGTTTACTGTGTTGGCCCTGTTTGCCGGGATGGCTGTCACACTCGCCATGATTCTGGCGGATTGGAATCGCGTCACTCTCATTATTATTGCTCAGGCACTTACGGTATTAGGTGGACCGATCCTGGCGGCTTCGTTGTTGTATTTGGCGTTGTCGAAACGATACCGAAAAACCGTCGCGGCTCCTGCCTGGATGATTGCACTGATGGTGATAGGTTTTGTATGCGTTTCGATTGTTGCTGTTCGTACGGCAATTAACGTGAATGAGAAAATCAAAACTGAGTTCATGTCACCGAAAGTAGAGCCTGTTGCCAGTCTCAATGATTTGTCTACATTACAATTGAAACAAGTGCGTTCGAATTACAATTGTTGA
- a CDS encoding DNA translocase FtsK has translation MIDYERLKTDLAALGLFALLLFVALSLISYDPLDAPANAVYPLAETVSNLCGPMGARVANLFMNSLGYACYILIVSAIVFDLRLFSTRPVKDLFLRGLGIGFIVFSAATALNLFLPALGNPGLYGSGGRVGAMGVLMLEKKFSMVGSTLVLMTLMLAGLMLSAELFAMAIIRKFFLLPMTLLLAKIRPAQPDTKEIEKQTLLDMPLCEAPVRQTVLPRAKAAAPDEQVSEVYDEDEEDSALPFKVNPPANSHDAKRGELVEEEVADAVPFELPPLELLEEAEEFPYDLLAKKAQIAAATLEKTFQEFNLNVKVSEIDTGPVVTQFELDLEPGLRVSKVTALADDLAIALRVPAVRIVSPIPGKNTVGVEVPNEKRVMVRMKELIEASAEENAEMSLPLFLGKDVSGRAMTVDLAKMPHLLIAGRTGTGKSVCLNTLILSLLMTRSPEQVKMLMIDPKMVELSPYMKIPHLMNPVITDMKKAEAVLAWAVDKMEERYEILAQCGVRHLDGFNKMSREAVLKKMGVEAGSIEADQVPEKMPYIVIIADEMADMMMTSGKDAEGHIIRLAQKSRAVGIHLVLATQKPTVDVITGLIKSNLPARVSFQVASRTDSRVVLDEMGAERLLGNGDMLYLAPGTSNLSRAQGTYVSDDEVNGVIQFLGKHEPEYSTELSQVTSESSGGVQRGMEAIKDRDELYEQAIEVVVREGRGSVSLLQRALGVGYGRGARLIDYMAEDGIVGEYNGSQAREVLYTPEQWEAVQNGEEADDYAMA, from the coding sequence ATGATTGATTACGAGCGTTTAAAGACTGATCTGGCAGCGTTGGGGCTCTTTGCCCTGTTGCTGTTCGTTGCGCTCAGTTTGATCAGTTATGATCCGCTCGATGCTCCGGCAAATGCTGTCTATCCTTTGGCAGAGACCGTTTCTAACTTGTGTGGCCCGATGGGGGCACGCGTTGCCAATCTGTTCATGAACAGTCTCGGCTACGCCTGTTATATCCTGATCGTCTCGGCCATCGTTTTCGATTTACGCCTCTTCTCCACACGTCCCGTTAAGGATTTATTTTTGCGTGGACTTGGCATTGGCTTCATCGTCTTTTCAGCCGCGACGGCTCTCAATCTGTTTCTGCCAGCTCTGGGAAATCCCGGTCTCTACGGCAGTGGAGGACGTGTCGGTGCGATGGGTGTGCTAATGCTGGAGAAGAAATTCTCCATGGTCGGCTCAACACTTGTCCTGATGACACTTATGCTGGCCGGACTGATGCTTTCGGCAGAATTGTTCGCGATGGCAATCATCAGAAAGTTTTTCCTGTTGCCGATGACGCTGCTGCTGGCAAAAATCCGACCTGCCCAACCGGACACAAAAGAAATTGAAAAGCAGACACTGCTCGACATGCCCTTGTGCGAAGCTCCTGTGAGACAAACGGTTTTGCCAAGAGCAAAAGCTGCCGCTCCTGATGAGCAGGTTTCAGAGGTTTACGATGAGGATGAAGAAGACTCTGCGCTTCCTTTCAAAGTGAATCCACCCGCAAATTCGCACGATGCGAAACGGGGCGAACTTGTCGAGGAGGAAGTAGCTGATGCGGTCCCTTTTGAATTACCGCCTCTCGAGCTTCTCGAGGAAGCTGAAGAGTTTCCGTATGATCTGCTTGCCAAAAAGGCACAGATCGCAGCTGCGACTCTTGAAAAAACATTTCAGGAATTCAATCTGAATGTGAAGGTCTCCGAGATCGATACCGGTCCGGTGGTCACGCAATTTGAGCTTGATCTGGAACCGGGTCTGCGCGTCTCGAAAGTGACGGCACTGGCCGACGATCTGGCGATTGCGCTGCGGGTTCCAGCAGTGCGAATTGTTTCTCCAATTCCCGGTAAGAATACCGTTGGCGTTGAAGTTCCGAATGAAAAGCGGGTGATGGTCCGCATGAAGGAACTGATTGAAGCCAGTGCCGAAGAGAATGCAGAAATGAGTCTGCCTCTCTTCTTAGGCAAAGATGTTTCCGGTCGCGCGATGACTGTTGATCTGGCGAAAATGCCTCACCTGTTGATTGCCGGTCGAACCGGTACAGGTAAGTCGGTCTGTCTGAATACATTGATCCTCTCGCTGCTGATGACACGCAGTCCAGAGCAGGTCAAGATGTTAATGATCGATCCGAAGATGGTTGAGCTTTCGCCATACATGAAGATTCCGCATCTGATGAATCCGGTCATTACGGACATGAAAAAAGCGGAAGCAGTGCTCGCATGGGCAGTCGACAAGATGGAAGAGCGTTACGAAATTCTCGCTCAATGCGGCGTGCGACACCTGGATGGCTTCAACAAAATGAGTCGTGAAGCGGTGCTGAAAAAGATGGGCGTTGAAGCCGGATCGATTGAAGCGGATCAGGTTCCGGAAAAGATGCCTTACATCGTGATCATCGCCGACGAGATGGCCGACATGATGATGACCTCCGGCAAAGATGCTGAAGGACACATTATTCGTCTGGCTCAGAAATCACGTGCGGTCGGCATTCATCTGGTCCTGGCAACGCAAAAACCGACGGTCGATGTGATTACTGGTTTGATCAAATCGAACCTGCCAGCTCGCGTCTCCTTCCAGGTCGCCAGCCGAACCGATAGCCGCGTTGTGCTCGATGAAATGGGAGCCGAACGTCTGCTCGGTAATGGAGACATGCTGTACCTCGCACCGGGCACAAGTAATTTGAGCCGGGCCCAGGGAACGTATGTCAGCGATGATGAAGTGAACGGCGTGATTCAATTCCTCGGCAAACATGAACCCGAGTATTCAACGGAACTCTCGCAGGTCACATCGGAATCGAGTGGTGGCGTGCAGCGTGGTATGGAAGCGATTAAAGATCGCGATGAACTTTACGAACAGGCGATTGAAGTTGTCGTTCGCGAAGGTCGCGGCTCGGTTTCACTGCTGCAACGTGCCTTGGGTGTAGGTTACGGACGCGGTGCAAGATTGATCGACTACATGGCCGAGGATGGCATCGTTGGCGAGTACAACGGCTCCCAGGCGCGCGAAGTCCTCTACACACCCGAGCAATGGGAAGCTGTCCAGAACGGCGAAGAAGCTGACGATTACGCGATGGCATGA